A genomic stretch from Desulfohalobium retbaense DSM 5692 includes:
- a CDS encoding FKBP-type peptidyl-prolyl cis-trans isomerase — MRTAQQGDKVRVHYKGTLNDGTVFDDSSEREPLEFTLGENQIIPGFESAVTGMEIGENKAVAVDPDEAYGQTRDELFIEVPKEEITAQLEPELGMVLEVTLNDGNKAHVTVSEIGEEKVVLDANHPLAGKTLNFDLTLQEIVE; from the coding sequence ATGCGTACAGCCCAACAGGGTGACAAGGTCCGGGTCCATTATAAAGGCACCCTGAACGACGGCACTGTTTTTGACGATTCGTCGGAACGCGAACCCCTCGAATTCACTCTTGGCGAAAATCAGATCATTCCTGGATTCGAGTCGGCCGTGACCGGCATGGAGATCGGCGAAAACAAGGCTGTGGCTGTTGATCCCGACGAGGCTTATGGCCAGACCCGGGACGAGTTGTTCATCGAGGTTCCTAAAGAAGAGATCACCGCCCAACTCGAACCCGAATTGGGGATGGTCCTGGAAGTGACCCTCAATGACGGGAACAAAGCCCATGTCACGGTTTCCGAGATCGGTGAGGAGAAGGTGGTCCTGGACGCCAACCATCCTCTGGCCGGAAAGACGTTGAACTTTGATCTTACCCTGCAAGAGATTGTGGAGTAA
- a CDS encoding NifB/NifX family molybdenum-iron cluster-binding protein produces MKICLAIYQSRLAALFDNATGLQVYTCESDNTICPAGDISLPFGDPTLRVSALSSCGANILLCGAISGCTTRMIQEHGINVFGWLRGDISTVLEAWREDRLETLLMPGCRGFRCCRRFRGPHTTQ; encoded by the coding sequence ATGAAAATTTGTCTGGCCATATACCAATCACGCCTCGCGGCGTTGTTCGACAACGCCACCGGGTTGCAGGTCTACACTTGTGAGTCAGACAACACTATTTGCCCCGCAGGTGATATCTCCCTCCCATTTGGCGACCCTACGCTCCGGGTTTCAGCCCTATCTTCCTGCGGGGCAAATATTCTCCTTTGCGGCGCCATAAGCGGTTGCACCACGCGCATGATCCAGGAACACGGCATCAATGTCTTCGGCTGGCTCCGCGGAGACATCTCCACTGTGCTTGAGGCTTGGCGCGAAGACAGGCTGGAAACGCTTTTGATGCCGGGATGCCGCGGATTTCGCTGCTGCCGCCGCTTCCGCGGGCCGCATACGACGCAATAA
- a CDS encoding DUF5320 domain-containing protein, producing MPGLNGTGPFGEGPMTGRGAGRCSGAVQNQGFGFGRGLGRGFGRGFGRGFGRGFCRWGVNAAPGVPAQPMTAQDEEQALNTQLSWLQRQVQALQDRLAQLQGDTK from the coding sequence ATGCCAGGACTCAATGGAACAGGCCCGTTTGGCGAAGGCCCCATGACTGGACGTGGTGCCGGACGGTGTTCCGGTGCCGTTCAAAACCAGGGATTTGGTTTCGGCCGTGGCCTTGGCCGCGGTTTTGGCCGCGGCTTCGGTAGGGGATTCGGGCGCGGATTCTGTCGCTGGGGTGTCAATGCCGCTCCAGGTGTTCCGGCCCAGCCCATGACCGCGCAGGACGAAGAACAGGCCCTGAACACACAGCTCTCCTGGCTCCAACGCCAGGTGCAAGCCCTTCAGGACCGTCTCGCCCAACTCCAGGGCGACACAAAATAA
- a CDS encoding sensor domain-containing diguanylate cyclase — translation MTLKARLLSTLFISFGLMAILLTLISHWVILSDFDQLEVKTMRAHMERLDRAMDKSLQKIDQTAQAWSQWRAAANFVTDRNDKQVFASLLNKQTMQTLHLNLLMLRDASGDILFERYYDYTERKWIEPISGTRGHLFHLAREGSPEVKKGIYALPKGPLLVSARTISSAGEPVGTLVMGRIFSQQEAKSMASLTNLDIAAYDLKHPPLPRDVSSALYHLSLKSPRHIKATDNGQLHGYMLVKDLFDFPAILFKVSLERSIHAQGIRAVAMLMAFFVAVFALFAFANRFVFLRYLIRPFRLLRADLDKIEDLSDLSRRVSIPQEPEFQAASRAINRTLASLEANRKELTEAHERYSAVVNQSSEAIYMYDARTKKVLFGNPAMANLLGYRSEELLQCTVYDLVEASKTDIDATIQNILFGTPFVGERSYRTKSGHLVPMEITASLVHYQGRRVVSVVGRDISERKKSEERIRYLAYHDQLTGLPNRTLFLDRLEQSLKEARRNRDKLGLFFLDLNDFKHINDCHGHKVGDRLLLQVAERLQSSLREMDTVARLGGDEFVVIVKGGASRHNCRKVARKLIQSIDTPFLVEEIDQEVRIGLSIGISIFLDDAATLEELIQHADTAMYAAKRNPSSSWEFFAASSAPGTCQTSNAPVESGENQ, via the coding sequence ATGACCTTGAAAGCACGCCTCCTCTCCACTCTATTCATCAGTTTCGGCCTGATGGCGATCCTGCTCACGCTGATCTCCCACTGGGTCATTCTCAGTGATTTTGATCAGCTTGAGGTCAAGACCATGCGTGCCCATATGGAGCGTCTGGACCGTGCGATGGATAAGTCCTTGCAAAAAATCGACCAGACAGCCCAGGCCTGGTCTCAATGGCGAGCCGCGGCCAATTTTGTCACTGACCGCAATGACAAACAAGTCTTTGCCTCCCTGCTGAACAAGCAGACCATGCAGACCCTGCATCTGAACCTGCTCATGCTGAGAGACGCCTCCGGCGATATCCTCTTTGAACGCTACTACGACTACACCGAGCGCAAATGGATCGAACCCATTTCAGGCACCCGGGGGCACCTGTTCCATCTTGCCAGAGAAGGCTCTCCAGAGGTCAAAAAAGGGATCTACGCGCTGCCCAAGGGGCCCTTGCTGGTCAGCGCCAGGACCATCTCCTCGGCCGGGGAGCCGGTGGGGACCCTGGTCATGGGGCGCATCTTTTCCCAGCAGGAGGCCAAAAGCATGGCCTCGCTCACAAATCTGGACATTGCGGCCTACGATCTCAAGCACCCGCCCCTGCCTCGCGACGTCAGCTCCGCCTTGTACCACCTGAGCCTCAAATCCCCCCGGCACATCAAAGCCACGGACAATGGCCAATTGCACGGCTATATGCTGGTCAAAGACCTTTTTGATTTTCCGGCTATCTTGTTCAAGGTGAGCCTGGAACGCTCCATCCACGCCCAGGGAATCCGGGCCGTAGCCATGCTCATGGCTTTTTTCGTGGCTGTCTTTGCCCTGTTCGCCTTTGCCAATCGGTTTGTGTTCCTGCGCTACCTGATCCGCCCCTTTCGGTTGTTGCGCGCTGATCTGGACAAGATCGAGGACCTCAGCGACCTCTCCAGGCGGGTCTCCATCCCCCAGGAACCCGAATTCCAGGCTGCGTCCCGGGCCATCAACCGGACCCTGGCCAGTCTCGAGGCCAACCGCAAGGAACTCACCGAGGCCCATGAACGCTACAGCGCTGTGGTCAACCAGAGTTCCGAGGCGATTTACATGTACGACGCCCGGACCAAAAAAGTCCTTTTCGGCAATCCGGCCATGGCCAATCTGCTTGGCTACCGGAGTGAGGAATTGCTCCAGTGCACCGTTTACGACCTGGTTGAGGCTTCCAAAACGGATATCGACGCCACGATCCAGAATATCCTCTTTGGCACCCCTTTCGTGGGCGAGCGCTCCTACCGAACCAAGTCCGGTCATCTGGTGCCCATGGAAATAACGGCCTCCCTGGTCCATTACCAGGGCCGGCGGGTGGTCAGTGTTGTCGGTCGCGACATCAGCGAGCGCAAAAAATCCGAAGAACGCATCCGGTATCTCGCCTACCACGATCAGCTCACGGGACTGCCCAACCGGACCCTGTTTCTGGACCGACTGGAGCAGTCCCTGAAGGAGGCCCGGCGCAACAGGGACAAGCTGGGACTCTTTTTCCTGGATCTTAACGATTTCAAACACATCAACGATTGCCACGGGCACAAGGTCGGGGACCGGCTTTTGCTGCAGGTAGCCGAACGTTTGCAATCCAGTCTGCGGGAAATGGACACCGTGGCCCGCTTGGGAGGCGACGAATTCGTCGTCATTGTCAAAGGCGGAGCCAGTCGGCACAATTGCCGCAAGGTCGCGCGGAAGCTTATCCAGTCCATCGATACCCCCTTTCTTGTGGAAGAAATCGATCAGGAAGTCCGCATCGGCCTGAGCATCGGCATCAGTATTTTCCTGGACGATGCCGCTACGCTGGAAGAACTTATCCAGCACGCGGACACGGCCATGTACGCCGCCAAGCGCAACCCCAGCAGCAGTTGGGAATTCTTTGCAGCTTCATCGGCCCCTGGAACCTGTCAAACCTCAAACGCACCGGTCGAGTCCGGAGAGAACCAGTAA
- a CDS encoding asparaginase domain-containing protein — MAQHPEKPIRILITGGTIDKDYNKLAGQLVLGKTHLQDILEQARCRVPVRVEQLMLVDSLEMTEENRQTVLQRCVDAPEERIIITHGTDTMVETARLLGGNALEKTIALVGAMIPYTFGRSDALFNLGCAFSTVQVMGHGVYITMNGRIFYWDNVRKNTSIGDFELLEDPGTHDKER, encoded by the coding sequence ATGGCGCAGCACCCGGAAAAGCCGATCCGTATTTTGATTACCGGCGGGACCATCGATAAGGATTACAATAAATTAGCCGGTCAGCTCGTTTTGGGCAAGACCCATTTGCAGGATATCCTGGAGCAGGCCCGGTGCCGGGTGCCTGTTCGCGTGGAACAGCTCATGCTCGTCGACAGCCTGGAGATGACCGAGGAGAACCGGCAGACAGTGCTCCAGCGGTGCGTTGATGCTCCCGAAGAGCGGATCATCATCACCCACGGGACAGATACGATGGTTGAGACCGCCCGTCTTTTGGGCGGCAATGCACTGGAGAAGACCATTGCCCTGGTCGGGGCGATGATCCCTTACACCTTTGGACGCTCCGACGCCCTGTTCAATCTGGGGTGCGCCTTCAGCACCGTGCAGGTCATGGGCCACGGCGTCTATATTACCATGAATGGCCGGATTTTTTATTGGGACAATGTGCGCAAGAACACGTCAATCGGGGATTTTGAACTCCTGGAGGACCCAGGAACACATGACAAGGAGAGATAA
- a CDS encoding NifB/NifX family molybdenum-iron cluster-binding protein — protein sequence MKIAITAQGQDLNAPLDPRFGRTGGFIIYNTDSGEFSYMDNQQNLAATQGAGIQTAQNVADTGAQAVLTGHVGPKAYTALQRGGIDIYLLQSGTVQEAITAFENGELTAAAGADKPGHW from the coding sequence ATGAAAATTGCTATCACCGCCCAAGGCCAGGATCTCAATGCCCCGCTTGATCCCCGCTTCGGACGAACCGGCGGGTTCATCATCTACAATACCGATTCCGGTGAGTTTTCCTACATGGACAACCAGCAGAACCTGGCTGCCACTCAGGGAGCAGGAATTCAAACCGCGCAAAACGTCGCCGACACCGGGGCTCAGGCGGTCTTGACCGGCCATGTCGGCCCCAAGGCCTACACCGCTCTGCAGCGTGGCGGGATCGACATCTATCTGCTGCAAAGCGGTACCGTGCAGGAAGCGATCACCGCCTTTGAAAACGGCGAACTGACCGCCGCAGCCGGTGCCGACAAACCAGGCCACTGGTAA
- a CDS encoding autotransporter assembly complex protein TamA, translating into MQRKFSPGPLGLLILLFCLSFWPQTAGAEQLRYTISWHGLEDTELEQTLRAVSNTAQYIETPPASLGLLRQRIKEDIPRLQQVLQARGHFKAQISHQIDLQASPIEIRFRVIPGPQFALEKIVFRSERPLPKQVGFPTPEQLRLSPGSGITTEALVRGRRLAESYFRDRGWPFAEVQKPEATADHATATVSVVYPVSPGPRLRFGPLRLEGLNRVNPVHVRRQVAWENGAWYNATQVDATERALLQSGLFTTAAIRRGEAGEGDMALPLSLQLRERKPRTVKAGVEYTSDFAFGAQLSWEHRNLFGRGERLQTQAKYNAAQKTLESSLRFPSFLDPAQELVLSSDLTEEDTDAYTSRHLRNSVRLERQLTTSLRGGLGIGHEYLEQEEDDATDIFNLISVPLFLDWDQRNDILNPTHGYRLQIHATPYQDIADETGNFFKYKATGSLYIPLMAGPRLVWAGQAGFGQILGRTGAVPTSKRFFPGGGGSIRGFRYQSAGPLASDDTPLGGRSVLELSSEFRIALSDKWGGTVFVDTGRAYSGIEPETREELFWGAGIGLRYYSGIGPLRLDVATPLNPREGTDDPLQFYFSIGQAF; encoded by the coding sequence GTGCAGCGCAAATTCTCTCCCGGCCCGCTCGGGCTCCTCATCCTTTTGTTTTGTCTCTCTTTCTGGCCCCAGACGGCCGGGGCGGAACAATTGCGGTACACAATTTCCTGGCACGGTCTTGAAGATACTGAATTGGAACAGACGTTGCGAGCCGTCTCGAACACAGCACAATATATCGAGACCCCACCAGCCTCCCTCGGACTGCTCCGACAGCGTATCAAGGAGGATATCCCCCGCTTGCAACAGGTATTGCAGGCCCGGGGCCACTTCAAGGCTCAGATCTCGCATCAGATCGACCTGCAGGCCTCGCCCATCGAAATCCGCTTCCGGGTCATTCCTGGGCCCCAATTCGCTTTGGAAAAAATCGTCTTTCGGTCCGAACGGCCATTGCCGAAACAGGTGGGCTTTCCCACCCCCGAACAACTCAGGCTCTCCCCCGGCTCGGGCATCACCACCGAGGCCCTCGTGCGGGGACGCCGCTTGGCCGAATCCTATTTTCGCGACCGCGGCTGGCCTTTTGCCGAAGTCCAGAAGCCAGAGGCCACGGCTGATCACGCCACCGCCACGGTCAGTGTCGTCTATCCCGTCTCTCCCGGCCCCCGCCTGCGTTTCGGTCCCCTGCGGCTGGAAGGGCTCAACCGGGTCAATCCGGTCCATGTCCGGCGACAAGTGGCCTGGGAAAACGGGGCCTGGTATAACGCCACCCAAGTCGATGCGACCGAGCGGGCCCTCCTGCAAAGCGGTCTGTTCACCACGGCCGCGATCCGGCGCGGTGAAGCCGGAGAAGGCGACATGGCCCTGCCGCTTTCTCTCCAACTCCGAGAACGCAAGCCGCGCACGGTCAAAGCCGGGGTGGAATACACCTCCGACTTCGCCTTTGGAGCCCAACTCAGTTGGGAACACCGCAACCTTTTCGGGCGTGGGGAACGGTTGCAGACACAAGCCAAATACAACGCTGCGCAGAAAACTCTTGAATCCTCCCTGCGCTTCCCCTCCTTTCTGGACCCCGCGCAGGAACTCGTCCTGTCCAGCGATCTGACCGAAGAGGATACCGACGCCTACACCAGCCGCCACCTGCGCAACAGTGTCCGCCTCGAGCGGCAATTGACCACCTCCTTGCGAGGCGGACTCGGGATTGGACACGAATACCTCGAACAGGAAGAAGATGATGCCACGGACATTTTCAACCTGATCTCCGTGCCCCTGTTTCTGGATTGGGACCAACGCAACGATATCCTCAATCCGACCCACGGCTACCGGCTGCAAATCCATGCCACGCCCTACCAGGATATCGCTGATGAAACCGGCAATTTTTTTAAATACAAGGCCACCGGTTCCCTGTATATTCCTCTCATGGCTGGACCACGCCTGGTCTGGGCCGGGCAGGCTGGCTTCGGACAAATCCTCGGGCGCACCGGCGCGGTTCCGACCAGCAAACGGTTCTTTCCCGGCGGCGGGGGGTCCATTCGGGGTTTCCGGTACCAAAGCGCCGGGCCGTTGGCCTCCGACGACACCCCGCTTGGCGGGCGCAGTGTCCTGGAACTCTCTTCGGAATTCCGGATCGCCCTGAGCGACAAGTGGGGAGGCACCGTTTTTGTCGATACCGGGCGGGCCTATTCTGGCATCGAACCCGAAACCCGGGAGGAGCTGTTCTGGGGGGCAGGTATCGGCCTGCGCTACTATTCCGGAATCGGTCCCCTGCGGCTGGATGTCGCCACCCCGCTCAACCCCCGGGAGGGCACGGACGATCCGCTGCAATTCTATTTCAGCATCGGCCAGGCCTTTTAA
- a CDS encoding HAD family hydrolase produces MSSIPCIQGIIFAFGGTLAQIPLDTTQMHKKAAAIAAAFDIALPQAPTIWAAVDRARDLLVQTDRQTALEFHTRCRFALLETEMAVAAQTRLLAPVSSLLQDLADQGLTVGVVTLASLPFVEAVVPQDAFRVAQWLTREAVTPPKPDPAPYLQFLDAHHLDPARTLAVGTRSLDFQGPHQLGCRIAQAGSPTAAGADFIVPAITDLPALVVPKGSCRDS; encoded by the coding sequence GTGTCCAGTATTCCTTGCATCCAGGGAATAATTTTCGCCTTTGGGGGAACCCTGGCGCAAATCCCCCTGGACACGACGCAGATGCACAAAAAGGCCGCGGCGATTGCCGCGGCCTTTGATATTGCCCTTCCTCAAGCGCCTACAATCTGGGCGGCAGTGGACCGCGCCCGGGACTTGCTGGTCCAGACCGACCGCCAGACGGCCCTGGAATTTCACACCAGGTGCCGCTTTGCCCTGCTGGAAACGGAAATGGCCGTCGCAGCGCAGACCCGGCTTTTGGCCCCGGTCTCCTCGTTGCTTCAGGACCTCGCAGACCAGGGACTGACAGTCGGGGTTGTCACGTTGGCGTCTCTTCCTTTTGTCGAGGCGGTTGTTCCGCAGGACGCCTTTCGCGTGGCCCAATGGTTGACCCGGGAGGCCGTGACTCCACCAAAACCCGACCCCGCCCCCTATCTCCAATTTCTGGACGCCCACCATCTCGACCCGGCCCGGACTCTCGCCGTCGGTACCCGGTCTCTGGATTTTCAGGGACCACACCAACTTGGCTGCAGGATAGCCCAAGCTGGGAGTCCGACGGCTGCTGGAGCTGACTTCATTGTCCCCGCCATCACCGACCTCCCCGCCCTGGTGGTCCCAAAAGGGTCCTGCCGGGATTCCTGA
- a CDS encoding P-loop NTPase → MRIAIASGKGGTGKTTVTTNLAAYVSQNTHGVSLVDCDVEEPNAQFFLDAHWEYEEAQHVPVPAIDQETCLGSECRQCVEACRFKALIWMVDEVMVFPELCHSCGLCETICPVGAVGQSHRTIGDVRQGSGHGVTLTGGLMRVGEAMAPPLIQRVKAKAPETAEVTIYDCPPGTSCPVIEALDGADYTVLVTEPTPFGLYDLQLAVGLLRKLGKPFGVVLNRDGMGDDRVLDYLEAEGIDLLARLPHSTEAAAAYSRGELLVEALPEMQQAYADLWSGIVEHMAAEKETV, encoded by the coding sequence ATGCGTATCGCCATTGCCAGCGGCAAGGGAGGCACGGGGAAAACAACCGTGACCACCAACCTCGCCGCATATGTATCCCAAAACACCCATGGAGTGTCGCTTGTCGACTGCGACGTCGAAGAGCCCAACGCCCAATTTTTTCTCGATGCCCACTGGGAATACGAGGAAGCACAACATGTCCCTGTTCCCGCCATTGACCAGGAAACCTGCCTTGGAAGCGAGTGCCGGCAATGTGTCGAGGCCTGTCGCTTCAAGGCCCTGATCTGGATGGTCGATGAAGTCATGGTCTTTCCGGAACTCTGCCACAGTTGCGGCCTGTGCGAGACCATCTGCCCCGTCGGGGCTGTCGGCCAGAGCCATCGCACCATTGGCGACGTCAGACAGGGCAGCGGTCACGGCGTAACGCTGACCGGCGGTCTGATGCGCGTCGGCGAAGCCATGGCGCCTCCCTTGATCCAGCGGGTTAAAGCCAAGGCCCCGGAAACGGCCGAGGTGACCATATACGACTGCCCGCCCGGCACATCCTGTCCGGTTATCGAAGCCCTGGACGGGGCCGACTACACCGTGCTGGTCACCGAACCCACGCCGTTTGGTCTCTATGACCTCCAATTGGCGGTCGGCCTGCTGCGCAAACTGGGCAAACCGTTCGGGGTCGTGCTCAACCGTGACGGCATGGGCGATGACCGGGTCTTGGACTACCTTGAGGCCGAAGGGATTGATCTTCTGGCCCGCCTGCCCCACAGCACCGAGGCGGCCGCAGCATACTCCAGGGGCGAACTCCTCGTTGAGGCGCTGCCTGAAATGCAACAAGCCTACGCGGATCTGTGGTCAGGGATTGTGGAACACATGGCGGCGGAAAAGGAAACGGTATGA
- a CDS encoding 4Fe-4S binding protein — protein MKELVIISGKGGTGKTSIVAGLAAVGPKMVLADCDVDAADLHLILDPAVEQTHDFYSGELPAIDPQKCTECGVCASSCRFGAISEDIEIRLEQCEGCALCSYVCPETAISMHPRLCGQWFVSGTRFGPLVHASLGIGEENSGKLVTTVRQNAHTVAEERGYEWVVADGSPGIGCPVIASLTNASAVLLVAEPTVSAIHDLKRVSELTRHFQLPTMAVINKTDVNQELVQEIREFCRAHRIPVVGALPYDPRVTKAQIQGQSVSEYDPQGLGELMRGIWNQIETHI, from the coding sequence ATGAAGGAACTCGTTATCATCAGCGGCAAAGGCGGGACCGGAAAAACAAGTATTGTTGCCGGCCTTGCGGCGGTCGGCCCCAAAATGGTGCTCGCCGATTGCGACGTGGACGCGGCGGATCTGCACCTCATCCTGGATCCCGCCGTGGAGCAGACCCACGATTTTTATAGCGGCGAACTCCCGGCCATCGATCCGCAAAAGTGCACTGAATGCGGGGTTTGCGCCTCCTCCTGCCGCTTCGGCGCTATTTCCGAGGACATCGAAATCCGCCTCGAACAGTGCGAAGGATGCGCCCTGTGCAGTTATGTCTGCCCTGAAACGGCCATTTCCATGCACCCCCGACTCTGCGGGCAATGGTTCGTTTCCGGGACACGCTTCGGTCCGCTGGTCCACGCCAGCCTGGGCATCGGGGAGGAAAATTCCGGCAAACTGGTGACCACGGTCCGTCAAAACGCTCACACCGTAGCCGAAGAACGCGGCTATGAATGGGTGGTGGCCGACGGGTCCCCGGGAATCGGCTGCCCGGTCATCGCCTCCTTGACGAACGCTTCGGCGGTCTTACTTGTAGCCGAACCCACAGTCTCGGCCATCCACGACCTCAAGCGAGTCAGCGAACTCACCCGCCATTTCCAGTTGCCGACCATGGCCGTGATCAACAAGACCGACGTCAATCAGGAACTCGTCCAGGAAATCCGAGAATTCTGCCGCGCCCATCGTATTCCAGTCGTCGGCGCCCTGCCCTACGACCCCCGGGTGACCAAAGCCCAGATCCAGGGCCAGAGCGTCAGCGAATACGATCCGCAGGGCCTGGGCGAATTGATGCGCGGTATATGGAACCAGATCGAAACCCATATCTAA
- the icd gene encoding NADP-dependent isocitrate dehydrogenase has protein sequence MDERQVYWIEGDGIGAEVWRAARPVLDGAIRAAYGESRRLVWEELLAGEKAYAETGNYLPEATLAALQGADLAMKGPLATPVGTGFRSLNVTLRQTLELYACIRPVQYFQGIESPLKAPEKVDMVVFRENTEDVYAGIEWPAGSKEARKLAAFLREELGARIDDLAGIGIKPMTEKGSKRLVRKALQFALDQRRESVTLVHKGNIMKYTEGAFRGWGYELAEEEFGTQTVTESQDAGGKLVVKDRIADAMFQEVLISPEKYDVIATTNLNGDYLSDALAAQVGGLGLAPGVNMSDQLGFFEPTHGTAPTIAGQDKANPGSLILSGALLLDHIGWHEAAGLVRAGVEAALATKEVTVDLASQISGAKTVGCQGFGERILQGVEDAAQ, from the coding sequence ATGGACGAACGTCAAGTCTATTGGATTGAGGGCGACGGCATCGGGGCTGAAGTCTGGCGTGCGGCGCGCCCGGTATTGGACGGGGCAATCCGAGCCGCGTACGGGGAATCGCGCCGGCTGGTCTGGGAAGAGTTGCTGGCTGGAGAAAAGGCCTACGCCGAAACCGGGAACTATCTCCCGGAGGCGACCCTTGCTGCGCTGCAGGGGGCGGATCTGGCCATGAAAGGGCCCTTGGCGACTCCGGTGGGAACCGGCTTTCGCAGTCTCAATGTGACTTTGCGCCAGACCCTGGAACTCTATGCCTGCATTCGGCCGGTGCAGTATTTCCAGGGGATCGAGTCGCCGCTCAAGGCCCCGGAGAAGGTGGATATGGTCGTTTTCCGGGAAAATACCGAGGATGTCTATGCCGGTATCGAATGGCCGGCTGGAAGTAAAGAGGCCCGGAAGCTGGCGGCCTTTTTGCGCGAGGAACTCGGGGCTCGGATCGATGACCTGGCCGGGATCGGCATCAAGCCGATGACCGAAAAAGGCAGCAAGCGGCTGGTGCGCAAGGCCCTGCAATTCGCTCTCGACCAGCGGCGCGAGAGCGTGACCCTGGTGCACAAGGGCAATATCATGAAATACACCGAAGGCGCCTTTCGTGGCTGGGGCTACGAATTGGCCGAAGAGGAATTCGGAACGCAGACGGTGACCGAAAGCCAGGACGCTGGCGGCAAACTGGTGGTCAAGGACCGCATTGCCGACGCCATGTTCCAGGAGGTCCTGATTTCTCCGGAAAAATACGATGTCATCGCCACGACGAATCTCAATGGCGACTATCTCTCCGATGCGCTGGCAGCGCAGGTCGGCGGTCTGGGATTGGCGCCGGGCGTGAATATGAGCGACCAACTCGGCTTTTTCGAGCCGACCCACGGCACGGCCCCGACCATCGCCGGCCAGGACAAGGCCAATCCCGGAAGCCTGATCCTGTCCGGGGCGCTGTTGCTGGACCACATTGGATGGCATGAGGCGGCTGGGCTGGTGCGTGCCGGGGTTGAAGCCGCGCTGGCGACCAAGGAGGTGACCGTGGATCTGGCCTCGCAGATCAGCGGCGCGAAGACTGTTGGCTGCCAGGGATTTGGGGAACGGATTCTTCAGGGTGTGGAAGACGCCGCACAATAG
- a CDS encoding iron-sulfur cluster carrier protein MrpORP translates to MAEHGCSSCSSGGSGCQGGKNEQEDQKLQNCLSRIKNKFVVLSGKGGVGKSTVAVNLAASLAMAGQKVGLLDVDVHGPSVPRLLSLGQSKPHLDNQCIEPIQWDKNLWVMSLGFMLPNANEAVIWRGPVKMGLIKQFLEDVAWGDLDYLIVDCPPGTGDEPLSTLQLLGQDAEAVIVTTPQGVAVDDVRRSVTFCQQLGNPVFGIVENMSGFVCPSCKETVDIFTSGGGEELASEMHARFLGRIPLDPEIVRAGDEGYVFVKTHHESPAAQAVGSIVKPMLAKQELLQEKPAGQTAPAPEADGEMLIAVPVAQGQLCMHFGHCEQFALVRVDTANKTVLGTEMHTPPPHEPGVLPKWLADQQANLVIAGGMGSRAQSLFTQHGVKVITGAQPGAAEEVVGSYLAGTLQTGQNICDH, encoded by the coding sequence ATGGCCGAACACGGATGCTCCAGCTGTTCCTCCGGCGGCTCTGGCTGCCAGGGCGGCAAAAACGAACAGGAAGATCAAAAGCTCCAGAACTGCCTCTCCCGGATCAAGAACAAGTTTGTAGTCTTGTCGGGCAAGGGTGGGGTGGGCAAAAGCACGGTCGCTGTCAATCTGGCGGCTTCCCTGGCCATGGCCGGACAAAAGGTCGGCCTCCTGGACGTCGATGTCCACGGACCGAGTGTGCCGCGCCTGCTGAGCCTTGGGCAGAGCAAACCCCATCTCGACAACCAATGCATCGAACCCATCCAATGGGATAAAAACCTCTGGGTCATGTCCCTGGGGTTTATGCTCCCCAATGCCAATGAGGCCGTCATCTGGCGCGGTCCGGTCAAAATGGGGCTCATCAAGCAATTTCTTGAAGACGTCGCCTGGGGCGATCTCGATTACTTGATTGTCGATTGCCCTCCCGGAACCGGAGACGAGCCCCTTTCGACCCTCCAGCTTTTGGGGCAGGACGCCGAGGCCGTCATTGTCACCACGCCGCAAGGTGTGGCCGTGGACGACGTCCGCCGCTCGGTCACCTTCTGCCAGCAACTCGGCAACCCGGTATTCGGCATTGTCGAGAACATGAGCGGTTTTGTCTGCCCCAGTTGCAAAGAGACCGTGGATATCTTCACTTCCGGTGGCGGCGAAGAACTTGCCTCGGAAATGCACGCCCGCTTTTTGGGCCGCATTCCCCTGGACCCGGAAATCGTCCGCGCCGGCGATGAAGGATATGTCTTTGTCAAAACCCACCACGAAAGTCCGGCGGCTCAGGCTGTGGGCAGTATCGTCAAGCCGATGCTCGCCAAACAGGAACTGCTGCAGGAAAAGCCCGCCGGACAGACCGCGCCGGCTCCGGAAGCAGACGGTGAAATGCTCATCGCCGTTCCGGTCGCTCAGGGCCAGCTCTGCATGCACTTCGGCCATTGCGAACAATTCGCCCTGGTCCGTGTAGACACCGCCAACAAGACCGTGCTCGGCACTGAGATGCACACCCCGCCGCCGCACGAACCGGGAGTGTTGCCCAAATGGCTTGCCGACCAGCAGGCCAACCTGGTCATTGCCGGGGGCATGGGCTCACGGGCGCAATCCCTGTTCACCCAGCACGGCGTCAAAGTCATCACCGGCGCTCAACCCGGTGCGGCAGAAGAGGTGGTCGGCTCCTATCTGGCTGGCACGCTACAAACAGGACAAAACATCTGCGATCACTAG